A single genomic interval of Chrysemys picta bellii isolate R12L10 unplaced genomic scaffold, ASM1138683v2 scaf76, whole genome shotgun sequence harbors:
- the LOC135977920 gene encoding olfactory receptor 52E4-like gives MQETPFCLSVGHLLPFTMSESNSTDFTNPSTFILLGIPGLEGAHVWISIPFCAIYAIAILGNFTILFIIKREPSLHGPMYYFLCMLSVTDLVLSMSILPKMLSIFWFNSREINFSACLTQMYFILSFSAMQSGVLVAMAFDRYVAICDPLRHSTILTNPVVAKIGLTVVLRGVILVLPYAFLARRWPYCRTNIIPNTYCEHIAVVKLACADISLSSYYSLSVVSLIIGMDVFFIAVSYTQILRAIFSLPTKDARLKTFGTCGSHLCVILAFYIPHLFATLTQRFGQNVALHLRVLMANMYLLVPPMLNPIIYGAKTQQIWDRLL, from the coding sequence ATGCAGGAAACACCGTTCTGCCTCAGtgttggacaccttctccccttCACCATGTCAGAATCCAACTCAactgacttcaccaacccctctaccttcatcctgctgggcattcctggcctggagggagcccatgtctggatctccatccccttctgtgcAATCTATgccatagccatcttggggaacttcacaaTCCTGTTCATCATAAAgagggagccgagcctccatgggcccatgtactatttcctctgcatgttGTCCGTCACCGACTTGGTCCTGTCTATGTCCATCctacccaaaatgctgagcatcttctggttcaattccagggagatcaatttcagtgcctgcctcacccagatgtacttcattctcAGCTTCTCTGCGATGCAGTCTGGGGTccttgtggccatggcttttgatcgctacgtggccatctgtgatcccctgagacattccaccatcctgacaaaccctGTGGTTGCCAAAATTGGCCTGACCGTGGTGCTGCGGGGTGTCATACTTGTACTGCCCTATGCTTTCCTGGCAAGGAgatggccatattgcagaaccaacatcattccAAACACATACTGTGAGCACATAGCTGTGGTGAAGCTAGCCTGCGCCGACATCAGCCTCAGTAGTTACTACAGCCTCTCTGTGGTATCCTTGATTATCGGTatggatgtgttttttatcgccgtgtcctatacccagatcctcagggccatcttcagcctcccaacaaaggacgcccggctcaagacttttgggacctgtgGCTCCCACCTATGTGTCATCTTAGCCTTTTACATCCCACATCTCTTCGCCACCCTCACGCAACGGTTtgggcagaatgtggccctgcATTTGCGCGTTCTCATGGCCAACATGTacctcctggtgccccccatgctaaaccccatcatctatggggcCAAGACCCAACAGATCTGGGATAGGCTGCTCTag